The genomic stretch AAAGAAAGATGTGTTTTTTGTGATATGATTTCTCAAGAAACAATTGAAAACAAAAGAATAGTTGAGGAAAACGAAGCATTTATTGCTTTTGCTCCATACGCTTCTAGATTTCCATTTGAAGTTTGGATAGTTCCTAAAGTACATTCCCATAATTTTGGTTCTATAGATGAAAATGAAATAAGTGAATTTGCAAAAATTTTGAGAAATATTTTGTATAGGATATATAAGGTTTTAGACAATCCTCCTTATAATTTTGTAATACATACTTCACCAACATATGAAGAGGGTAAAATTTACTATCATTGGCATGTAGAGATTATGCCAAGATTAACGAGAGTTGCTGGTTTTGAATGGGGGTCAGGATTCTATATTAATCCTGTGCCACCAGAAGATGCAGCGAAATATCTTAAAGAGGTTGAATTATAAAATAAGGGCGATTTTCGCGCCCTTATTTTTTTTCTTCTAGACCATAAGGTTCTATTTCATCATTTAGGAGTGGTTCAACGTGTATAACAACATCATATAGTTCATCACCTAAAGAATCAATTATTTTAGATCTCAAACATTTCGTTATTTCATGGGCTTGCTTTACAGTTAAGTTTGGATCAACTTCTATATCCAAATCAATGTCATATTTATTACCTATTTTTCTTATTCTAACTTTGTGAGGATTATATACACCGTCACATTTTTTGCAGTTTTCAAACACCATATCATAAAGCCATTCTTCCTTTGGATGAATACCATCCATAAGAGAATAAAAATTTTCACTGAAGATTTCGAATGAAACTTTTAAAATTATAATTGACATTATCATTCCAACCACAGGATCAGCCCATGACAAGCCAATTTTATTTAAAAATACTCCAAAAAACACTAAAGTTGAAAGTAAAATGTCGTTTCTCATATTCAAAGCTTCAGCAATTAAAGATTGTCTTTGATATTTTTTTCCTATTTTGTATTCCATAATAAAAAGTATAAATTTTCCTGCCATAGAAATTATAGTGACTAATATGGGAATAATTCCGAGAATGGTTTGATAATTACCAGTTATTAATCTTTTAAAACTTTCCGTTAATAATGAAATTCCAGCATAAAAAATTACAAAAGAAATGATTTTTGCAGCAATGTTTTCGACTTTTTGATGTCCATAAGGGTGTAATTTATCTGGTGGTTTTGAAGAAAATCTAGTTGCAAAAAATACTACCAGCGAAGTAAAAATATCAGTAGAAGAATCTATTCCATCTGCCAATACCGCCATACTATTAAACATTAATCCTGTGAATACTTTTAAAAAAGCTAAGGTTGAATTAGTTAATACAGCTATAATTGTAACTTTTTTAACCGATTTCTCCATAAAACACACTCCTAGATTATATTTGCGTTCAACACTTCTTTCATTAGTTTTATAGAATAATTGTACATGTTTTCATCGTAAGTTGTGGTACCATCTCTGTAAACATTTACAACTATATCTCTGTTTCTAAATT from Thermosipho atlanticus DSM 15807 encodes the following:
- a CDS encoding cation diffusion facilitator family transporter, with protein sequence MEKSVKKVTIIAVLTNSTLAFLKVFTGLMFNSMAVLADGIDSSTDIFTSLVVFFATRFSSKPPDKLHPYGHQKVENIAAKIISFVIFYAGISLLTESFKRLITGNYQTILGIIPILVTIISMAGKFILFIMEYKIGKKYQRQSLIAEALNMRNDILLSTLVFFGVFLNKIGLSWADPVVGMIMSIIILKVSFEIFSENFYSLMDGIHPKEEWLYDMVFENCKKCDGVYNPHKVRIRKIGNKYDIDLDIEVDPNLTVKQAHEITKCLRSKIIDSLGDELYDVVIHVEPLLNDEIEPYGLEEKK